ATAAGAAATTAATTATAAAATTTCTCTTTGTCCTTTTGCATCAGGTTCACTTAAAATACCTGTTTGTGAAAGTTGCTCTATGATATTTGCTGCGCGGTTGTAACCTATTTTCAAACGTCTTTGCAAATAAGAAATACTAGTTTTTCTATCTTCTAAGATTACAGCCTTTGCTTCTTCATAAAGTTCATCTAAATCTCCATCATCAAATTCACTTCTTTTATAAGATCCATCTTGACTATCATCTTTTAAAAAGCTCTCATCATATTCTACTACTTGTTGAGCTTTTAAAAACTCCACAATATTTTCTATTTCATTTTCACTTGCAAAAGGTGCATGCAAACGCACTAAACCACTCATACCAGGAGGAGTAAATAAACAATCTCCACGCCCTAGTAAGCTTTCAGCACCCATAGAATCTAAAATAACCTTAGAATCTATCTTTTGCCCTACTTTATAAGAAATTCTACTTGGTAAATTTGCTTTTACAACCCCAGTAACAACATCTACTGAAGGGCGTTGTGTGGCTACTATTAAGTGAATTCCACTTGCTCTTGCCATCTGAGCTAAACGACCTATATAAAATTCTACATCCTTACCCGCAGTCATCATTAAATCAGCCAACTCATCAATAATCACTACAATAAATGGTAAGATTTCACCACCTTGTTCTTTGATTTTTTCATTGTAATTTTCTATATTTTTAGTTTTTGCTTCAGCCATCAAACGATATCTGCGTTCCATTTCAGCTACCATATTCGATAAAGCATTTACCGCCTTTTTAGGATCAGTAATTACCGGAGTAAGCAAATGTGGTATATCATTATAAATACTAAATTCAAGCATTTTAGGATCTATCATCATAAGTCTTAAGGTTTTTGGTGAATTTCTATAAAGCAAAGATAGAAGCATAGAATTAATTCCCACACTTTTACCACTTCCTGTAGTTCCTGCTATTAAAAGATGAGGAAGCTTTTTAAGATCTGTGATGAAAGGATCGCCTACTATATCTTTACCCAAAGCTATAGTTAAAGGTGAGCTAGAATTTTTAAATACCTCACTTTCTAAAATTTCTCTTAAGTAAATTGTATCAATTTTTTCATTTGGCACTTCAATCCCTACTACATCTTTACCTGGAATTGGAGCTTGAATTCTTATAGTTTGAGCTTTTAAAGCCATAGCTAAATCATCTTGTAAAGATAAAATTTTACTCACTTTAACATCTGCTGCTGGACGAAATTCAAAAGTAGTTACAACAGGACCTGTATAGGTTCTAACTACATCACCACCTATTTTAAAACGTCTTAATTTTTCCAATAAATCATAAATTTTTCTATCAATCTCTTCTTCATTTATCTCACTTTTACCTTCTTTTGGCATGGTTAAAAAATCTAAAGGTGGTAAAGAAAAATCTTTTGGTTTTTCAAAATTTCCAAAGTCAAGATCTTTCAATAAAGCTTTATTTTCACTCACTTCATTAGCGATAGAATGGTGTGTTTTATTATCTACTGCTTCCACTATAGACTCTTGAGCAATTTCAAATGGAACTTTTTTTTCTTTGACTTCATTTTGCACTTCTTCTACCACAAAAGGACTTTCATAATTTTTTTTACTTCTTAGCTCTTCTATACTAACAGGTTTAGTAAAATCATCTTCATTAAAATCTAGCTCTTTTACTTCATTTTGCGGGATAAAATCCTCATCTTTAAAATCTTTCACCCCTAAAAAGCTAGTTTTATTTTGAATTTTTTTAAATTCAGCTTCTTTTTGCGCCTCTATGGCGTTTAATTCTTCAATTTTTTTAAAATCCTCATTAAGCTCTTCCAAAATTTTTTCTTTTTGTAAAATTTTATATTCTTCTAGCAATTTAGCTTTTTGTAACATTTGCTCACGCTCTTTAAGCTCTTTGGCAAATAAAGAATTTTCTTCTATCACTTCTTCTTTATTTTCATTTAAGTCCATATTACGTCTTTTATAGCTTGGTTCATCTAAATTTTTACTTTTTAAAGTTTGAGTATAAATATCTTCACTATTGTTTTTATATTTTGACAAATACTCTTCAGGGGTCATTTCATCTTCCTTTGTATTTATTTGACTAGCTTTTTGAGCAAAACTTGCGATAGGCTCTGAAAGCTCATGAATATAACTTGAGCTTAATTTTTTATCCTCTTCACTAATTATCACTTCTTCTAATTCTTGATTTCTTAAATCTTTAAGATTAAATTTTTTATTTTCTTGAGTCTCTTGTTTTGATAGATCTTCCTTTTTAACGGGCTCTTCTTTTTTCTCTTTGATTAAAAGTTCTTGTTTAAGTTTTTCTTGCTCTTCTTTGGTTTCATTTTCATACTTATCGCCACCAAAAAATCCAAAAATTTTATTTTTAACCAAAGTTTCAAGTTTTAAATAAAAATCAAAATCAAGTTCTATTTTAAATACTTCTTTGATAAATTCTGGAAAAGAAATGATAAAAGCAAACGATAAAAGCAAAATTACTAAAACCAAGCTACCTATTTTACCAAAAAGTCCATCTAAAATCACAAACATAGTAGAAGCTATATAGCCTTTATCTTGTAAAAATTCTGAAGAAAAAATAAGTGAAGCAAAAATGCAAGCAAAAATAGCTATACTGAATCTACGTTCGATAAGTTCAAAATTATAGTTATTTTTATATAAAAGATAATTAAACCAAAAAAAGGCAAAAGGATAAATTTTAGTCAATACCCCAAATAGAAAATAACTAAGCTTTGCTAAAGAATACCCTATAATACCTACTAAAGTTTGATCAGGTATTAAAGCACTCAAACAAAAATAAAAAATTAAAATATTTAAAATAACAAAAATAGCTTCTTTTTTTATAACATATCCTTTATAAAGAAAAAAGCTATTATATCAAAAAAATTATAAGTAGTTTAATAAACTAATTTGAGAAATTTTAGAAGTAGCTGAAAGCATCGCTTGATAAGAAACCATAGTTTGCATAAATTGCATATAAGTTTGCCCATAATCAGCATCAGTAACGCCACTCTTAATGGTAGCAACATTAACATTTAAAAATGTCATTCTTTTATTTGTTTCTTCTATATTATTAGTATAAGCTCCTATGGTTGTATGAATTTTTCTTACATGATCTTGTAGATGATCAATTCTTTCTAAAGCACCTTGTAAACCTGTATTTCTAGGATCACTCCCTTCAGAATCTGCTCTCATGTTTCCACTTAAAACAGCATCTATCATTTCATCTAAATCTTTAATTAGATCAACATTAGGATCGTCAATAGTTAAAGAATTATTTGCACTAAATACAAAACCAGAACCATTATTTACTTGACCCCCAGTCGCAGGAAAACCTGCATTTGAATTAGAATCTTTAATAGTTAATCCAATATTAGTATTGGTTGAAAATTTATCTGTAATGTGAATACGACCTTTATAGTCCATATTGACTTCAACAAAATCTTTAGAATTTGAGATATTTTGCTGGATAGTTTGAAAATCATTATTGCCAATTGTGCCATTTGGATTTGCATTAATAGTTGTTGTTGGTATATTATCACTTGCAAACATACCTATAATATCATTTAATTGTCCATAGGTAATATCCTCAGGTTTTGTTTGCATACCAACTGCATTGCCTGTGTTTTCATTATACTGAGAATGCGTGATAGGAAAACTTATTGTTTGACCATTTTGATCAAGATAACTCACTGTTGAATTTCCTAGATTAATAGTAACATTATAAGTTTGACCACTCTTAGAGGTAATATCCATTTGAAGCACTTGTCCTGCCATACTTCCATTAGCATTAGCGATTACTTCGCTTAATTTGGTACTATCAGTAGCATATTCGCTTGTCCCTCTAATGATTTGCGATACATTTCCAAATACAGAATTACCATCTTTTTCAAAAGCTACATCAAAGTCTTTTCCATCAGTTTTATTTCCATTGATATTGCTTTTAATAAAGTCTGTTTGGTGTATATTTAATTGAAAATCTTGACCATTAATTTGCACCGTAACTGGACTTTGCACCTGATTTAAATCACCATTAGGAACAGCTTGTTGCATAATCTCATTAGTAAGTCTATCTTGATCCCATCCAGCTGCTTCAGCTGCTTCTTGTAGTTCTTGAATTTGAGTTCTATCTGTTGCTTGCGGAGTCAAAGCAATTGCATGAAAATCTAAAGAACTATTACCTTCTTTTAAATTTTTAATCTCTATTTGACCACTATCATTGATCGTAACATCCACTACTTTATTAGTATCAGTATTTCCATAAAGCTGACCTATATTTTCTAAAACATCACCTATTTTATCTTCAGGACCTATATTTAAAGTAGCTTTAAAACTTGTACCATCAGGTCTAACACCTTGAATATACATCGAAGAACTTGGAAAAGGTAGTTTACTACCCGCATAATCAAAATCTTTATCAGGATCAAGACCTCCACCTTGAACATAGTTTTGTCCTATTAAATATGAAAATTTATCCTCTTCATCTAAAAAGTCTTTTTTGCTAGGGTCTTTATTTACATCAAATCTGTTATCGATTAAAGAAACATTGGATGAAATTATTTTACTAATATCAGAATCAGGTTTAAAAAATAAATCCCATCCAGGTATATTATAAGGAATTTGGGTTCCAGCACCACTTACTACAAAAATATTATCCTTATTACCATAATAGTTTCCATATTTATCGAAAGGCTTTGTAGCTGCATTAGAACCTGCAAATAAATATTGTCCATTAATACTAGTGTTTGCAATATTTACAATAGAATCTTTTATAAGTTCAAGCTCCTTTGCGATAGCCTCTCTAGAAGTTTGAGAATTTCCATCACTAGCGGCTTTTGTTAAAAGTGTTTTAAATTTTTCTAAGAGTTCTGTAATATTTTTCAAAGCAGTATCAGTATTTTTTGCCATTTCCATAGCAGATTGAGTTCCTTGGATGACCTGACCTATATTAGCTAATTCATATTCCAATCTTGAGCCATTAATATAGGTATTAGCATTCTCCCAAGAATGTTGGATAAGCTGACCAGTTTGTAATTGTAAATTATACTTATTAAGCAAAGACTGACCATCTGTATAATTTTGTATAGAAGTGTAGTAACTATACTGATTACTAATTCTCATAATTTTACTCCACAAATAATTTTTTAAGTATATACAAGCAAAAAAAGTTCCAATTTTTAAAGATATTTTAATTTTTATATAAATATTTTATATTTTTTTAATTTTTTTTTAGTATAATTTCATATTCTATAATTTTTAATTTAAAATCTTAAAAAGCCCGAGTGGTGAAACTGGTAGACGCGCCAGACTCAAAATCTGGTAAGGGCAACCTTGTGTCGGTTCGAGTCCGACCTCGGGCACCATTTGTTTTTTACTCCCAAGTGTTTTTTAAAGAGTTTTTATTTTCATTAACAAATCACACCTGCTAAATCCACCATTTACTTACTTCAATCTCACATTCATAATCATATTAGATAAAAAGATACTATCTTTATCAAAGCTTTTTGAGTTATATTCTAGTTTTAAGTTTCTTTTTTGTATATCTTGCATTAAAGTTGAAAGATTGTATAAACTTAAACTTTCTAATATATTTATAAGTTCTATCTTACTTAAAGTATTAAAATCATTTAACAAGCTAAGATAATTACTTATAATAGAAGAAGAATTGATATTATTAAATACGATTTTATTTTTTATATCTTCTTTAATAAAAAATTGATTATTTTTTATATAAAAATAATCTTTAAGATGATGATTACTTAATATTTGATTATAAAAACTTAAAAGGCTTTCTTTACTATTTAAGTCTATAAAATTTAAAAATATATTTTCTTTTAATAATACTTCTTGTAATTCTTTTAAGTTTTTAAAAGCTTGATTTATACTAGAAGTATTTTTTAAAGCATAAATGATATTATCATCTTTAGAAATTTTTCTATTTATATTATATTGCAATAAAGGATTTTTATAAAGTGTATCACTATTGATTAAGATATTGATACGAAAAGATTCTTTACTTTTATTAGTTGATTAAAGCAAAGATATAATATCTTTTATAACTTGTAAAATATTATTTGCTACTTCACCATAACCCCAAGTAAAGATAATATGATTATCATCTATATTTTGTAGCACCAAATAATAAAGAAGGTGCAAAAATTAAAGCACTAAGGAATAAAATGTAAAATCTTTTCATCAGTTGTATTAAAGAAGTTAAAGAGTTTGTTTGGTATAATTATATTAAGGGTGCAACGCCAAAGGGGCGCAACCCTTTAGCGTTAATTTACCACCCAGAAGGGAGGTGAGCTTAATGCTAATAAAAATTATCCTTATAATTATACTCTTAACGCTTTGCTATGTCAAGGCTTATTGAGTATCCCCTGCTTTTGCAGGGTTTAGGATAATCCCTTTGGCTAACCAAACAAACTTTTAACTAAACTCTATCTCCTTTCTATAATTTTATTTTTCTTTTTAATTAGTAGGTTTTCTTGTTAAATTCTCAAGATTGCTTTCAATCTTTTCTTGTATTTTTATAGAATCAGATTGTATTTTATCTACTTCAATATTTCCAACAATTATTTTACTTATTAAGTTTTGCTAGCTTTTTTCATCTTCTTTACAAGGTACAAGACCTATAAATACTTTATCTTTATCACAGTAACAACCACCAGTTAAGCCAAAAATTTATCTTTAGAGCGGCATCTATTATCTTTTTTATTAAAGATAAAAATTTGTCCTCCGCAAGAACCATCATCTTCCCAACCATTATTATTTTCATCATTAATACCAACTTGAGCATCATCTTCGATATAGCTAGTACCTTCTATGCAAGGAAACGGGGAGTATTGATACTTATTATCTGTTATTTCTTCATTAAATGGACATACCTTCCTACTTTTAACACAATTGCTTGCAGGTTGATATTGAAGCATTACAAGTATCATTAAAACCATCATTGTTAGAATCTATCGCTAGATCATCTAAGCTTTTAGGGTGGCAATTTCAATAAACGATATATTATTACAACATATGCCACAGATAATAATCATCATAGTTTTATACCTTTAGATGCAAATATACAAATAGAACATGTATTGCCTATAAAATACAAAGAATATAATTGGGATGAAATATTTACAGAAGATGAAAGAGAAAATTGGACTAATGCGTTAGCAAATTTAACATTAATATCTATGAGAAAAAATGTTCAAGCGTTAAATTATGATTTTGCTAGAAAAAAAAGAAATTTATGCAAACAAAGATAAGATTTTAACTTGTTATACAATAACTCAAGATATAATATATAATTATAATGAGTGGAACACAAATTCTCTTGAAAAAAGAAAGAAAGAATTAATAGAAAAAATTTCAAATATATTATCAATTTAAGCTATGATAATCATAGCTTAAATTGATATTTAACCTTTACATTTTTGAGAAATTTCTTCAAAAGTCTCTTTAGAAATCACAAAACCTGTATGATAAAGCAAGCAACTACCCACATCTAATACTTTTAAAACTAATTTTTTATTATTAGCGTCTTTTGGATTATGTTTAGAATTTGCTAAAGAATAAATCTCATAAACCATATCTTTACTAAGTTTGTTAATATCAAGTTCTATGATATTTTCTTCAAATTTCATAGGCTCTTGGGTAAATTCTTCTTTGTTTTCTTTTTTTACAAAGCTTTTCTTCTTACTAAAAGATTTTAGCTCATTTTCTTTTGCTTCTTCTAGGGTATAAATTTCATTTAAACTAAAGCTTAAGTCATTGTCATTGTTTTTATATCTTAGTAAAAAAGCAAAGGCTTCATCTTTGCTTTCTTTAAAAAGTGCTTCAACTTTTTCTACTTGAGCTTCAAAGATGATCATATCAAAAGTAGAGTAAAAGTCTAAAACCACAGCCTTAGCATATCTTTTACCACTTTTACTCATCATTGATTTAAAATCTTCAATCTTTCCTACAACCAAAAGCTCACCCTCGCCTTTGAGTGTTTCAAAATCCATACTTTTAAAATACTCTATGCCTTCTATTTGACTTGCAAATTTATCCAAAGGATGGCCTGATACATAAATTCCTAAGATTTCTTTTTCATAGCCTAATTTTTCCATTAGTTCAAATTCTACTTTGCTATCATGAAGCCCTACTTTAATATCTGCAGCTATTTCCTCTTCTCCAAAAAGAGAAGCAGTAGAGTTTCTTTTAACTTCAGCGATTTTTCTACTTGTTTCTGAAATAAGCTCAAGATTATCCACTAAACATTTTCTAGTATAACCAAACTCATCAAAAGCACCTGATTTAGCTAAATTTTCTATGGTTTTTTTATTAATCTTAGTAGGATCAATCGAACTTATAAAATCATCAAAATCACTAAAGCCCTCTTCCTTGCGAATTGCCATGATATTTTCTATCGCAGGAATTCCCACACTCTTAATCGCTCCAAGCCCATAAATAATAGCTTCAGAACCATCTTCAAGCTTAGTTGCACTAAATTCTCTTTGAGCTTTGTTAATGCTTGGTGGTAACAGCTTGATATTCATTCTTTTCATCTCTTCAATATATTTTGCGACCTTATCTACATTGCTTTCTTCGCTTGTTAAAAGTGCAGCCATAAATTCACTTGGATAATAAGTTTTTAAATACGCTGTTTGAAAGGTTATAAGTGCATAGGCAGCTGAGTGAGATTTGTTAAAACCATATTCGGCAAATTTCAAAATAAGCTCAAACAAATCATCAGCCTTTTTCTCATCATAGCCTTGTTTTTTAGCTCCTTCTAAATACTCTGCTTTGAGATTATCTAAGATTTCTCTTTTTTTCTTACCCATAGCACGACGCACATTATCAGCTCCGCCCAAAGAAAAACCACCAATTTTTTGCACTATTTGCATAACCTGCTCTTGATAAACTATAACCCCATAAGTATTTTCAAGTATAGGTTTTAAATCTTCAAATGCATAAGTAGCAGCCTTTCTACCATGCTTGATATCGATAAAATCATCCACCATTCCACTATCAAGTGGTCCTGGTCTATATAAAGCTAAAACCGCTATTAAATCCTCAAATCTTTCAGGCTTTAACCTAGCATTTAAACTTTGCATACCGCCTGATTCTATTTGGAAAATGCCCAAGGTATTACCACTTTGTATGGTTTTATAAACCTTAGGATCATTCATATCAATCTTTTCCCAAATTACATCTTTACCATAGCGCTTTTTCACTAGCTTAATCGCATTATCAATCACCGTAAGGGTTTTTAAACCCAAAAAGTCAAATTTGATTAAATCCACATCTTCAAGATATTCTTTAGAATACTGCGTTACCAAATGACACTCATCATTTTTGCTTTGTCTAAAAAGTGGAGCTTTATTCCATAAAGCTTCATTAGATATCACAACCCCTGCTGCGTGCATACCTGCATTTCTATTTAAACCTTCTAATGCTTTAGCAAAATCCCAAACTTGACGTCCTTTTGGATGAGAATTTACAAATTCAGCAATTTTTGGTTCTTGCTCATAGGCTTTTTCTAAAGTGATTTTTAGCTCTTCAGGAACTAATTTTGCCAAAGCATCCGCATCAGGTATACTCATATCACAAACCCTAGCCACATCACGGATTACTCCCTTTGCTAAAAGCTTACCAAAAGTAATAACTTGTGCAACCTTTTCAGCTCCATATTTATCAATAACATAATCAATCACTTCCCCTCTTCTATCTTGACAAAAATCCACGTCAATATCGGGCATTGATACACGCTCAGGATTTAAAAATCTCTCAAAAAGAAGATTATAAGGTATAGGATCTAAATCTGTAATTTTCAAACAATACGAAACTAAACTCCCCGCTGCACTCCCACGCCCTGGGCCAACTGGTATATCTTTTTCCTTAGCTGCGGCGATAAAATCATGAACGATAAGCATATAACCTGAAAATTTCATATTTTTAATAATACTAATTTCTAAATCAAGCCTATCTTTATACTCTTGATGCTTACTCTCATCGATAAATTGAAGTCTTTCTTCTAAACCCTTTTTACAAAGATACTCAAAAACTATATCATCATTATCAAAGCTAAATTCTTGATCTTCTTGACTTAAGCTTAAGCCATATTTTTTCGCATATTCACGGGTAAATTTAAAATTTGGTGGCGTTGGATCACCTAGTTTTAATTCTAAATTACATTTATTAGCTATTTCTTGAGTATTTTCAATGGCTTCAGGAATATCAGCAAAAAGTTCGCTCATTTGCTCTGGTGTCTTTACATAAAACTCATGAACCTCATGTCTTAAACGCCCAGGATCATCAAGTTTAACCCCCATAGCTATACACATAAATACTTCATGTGCAGCTGCTCTTTCTTTAAAAGTATAGTGTGTATCATTAGTTGCAATAATTTTTATATCAAGCTCTTTAGCAAGTTTAATAATAGAATCATCGATAAATTTTTGATCATCAATACCATGACGCATAATCTCAAGGTAAAAATCATCTCCAAAAACCTTTTTATACCAAAGCGCAGCTTCTTTTGCACCTTCATAGCCTTTTGCACCAAATTTTAAATTTCTTTCATTTTTGGTATTTAAATGCCAATTAACCTCACCTTGCAAACACGCAGAAGAACAAATCAAACCCTCACTATGTGCTTCTAAAAGCTTTTTGTTAATCCTTGGGTAATAATACAAACCATGTATATAGCTTTGCGAGCTTAAATACATCAAATTTTTATAGCCAATTTCATTTTTAGCAAACAAACAAATATGAAAGCGTTGTCTTGAGCTTTTATCACTTAAATCATCGTGATTATGTAAATATGCTTCAAGCCCTATGATAGGTTTAATCCCCTCAGCCCTCATTGTTTTGTAAAAATCAATAGCACCAAACATATTTCCATGATCAGTCATAGCAACACTTGTTGCACCTTGCGCTTTTAGCGTTTTAGCAAGCTCTTTGAGTTTATTTGCTCCATCAAGTAAAGAATATTCTGTGTGTAAATGTAAATGTGTAAATTGGCTCATATTTTCCCTTGTATTTTTTTATTATTATAAAAAAAAACCTTAAATTTAAAACTTACAAGCATAAAAAATGTATAATAGCTTACTTTCAAAAAAGGAGTAAAAAATGGAAGTAAAAATTTATTATTGTAATCTTTGAAATTACAAACCACAAGCTGCAAGGGTTGCAGAAGAAATACAAAATGAATTCAAAGATGTGCAAATTTCTACCATAGAAAAAGGTGGTGGTCATTTTATAGTAGAAGTAGATGGCAAAATCATTTACTCTAAAAAAGACTTGTTTAACTGCGAAGTAGATAGATTTCCTCATGAGGGTGAAATCACCAAGCTTATGAAACAAATGTAAGCTAAACCCTCATTAGCGAGGGTTTATTTTGTCAAAGGAACAAGCATACCTTCATAAAGTTTTTGATAAATTTCTTCTGAGCATAAATGCTTAGCAAGCTCTAAACCAAATAAAATAGCCGTAGCAGGCCCAGCTGCTGTGATGACATTTTCATTTACCACAACTGCTTTATTTACTCTTACACCTTCAATACCTACTTCACAACCAGGATAGCAAGAAAACTCTCCATTAATTACCCCTGCTTTTGCCAATACCATAGGTGAAGCACAAATAGCCGCTACGATTTTTTTCTTAGCATGTAAATCTTGTATGATTTTTATGATAGCTTGATTGTTTTTTAAATTCATCATACCTTCAAATCCACCTGCCAAAGCAATTGCGTCTAAATTTTCTTGATCAACACTAGCTAAACTTATATCAGCCTTTATGCAAATTCCATTAGCTCCTTGTACTAAAAGCTCATCATCTAGCGAAGCAATAATAACTTCTAAATTTCCACTAGCCTCCCCTGCTCTTTTTAAAACATCAGCTATACCTATAAACTCAGCTTCTTCAAAACCTTTTGCCAAAGGCACTAAAACTTTTTTCATTTTTCCTCCTTTTAGTCAATAAATCTTTTATTTAATTCATGAAAATACTCTATGCGTCTATCGCGTAAAAATGGCCACCATCTGCGCACATTTTCACATCTTTGCATATCAATTTCAATGATTTTACAAAGCTCTTGTTTATCATCGGCTCTAAAAAGCTCTTCGCCTTGAGCCCCAAAAACAAAAGAATTCCCCCAAAATCTTATGCCATCTTCCACACCGCTTTCATCTTTTTCAAAACCCACTCTATTAATAGCTACTACAGGTAAGCCATTAGCTATAGCATGGCCTCTTTGCACACCTATCCAAGCTTCAAGTTGTCTTTGTTTTTCTTCTTTTTCATCCTTATCAAACCAACCTATAGCAGTAGGGTAAATCAAAATTTGAGCTCCTTTTAAAGCCATTAACCTAGCAGCTTCAGGATACCATTGATCCCAACATATTAAAACCCCAAGCTTTCCAACGCTTGTTTGTATAGGTTCAAAACCCAAATCACCCGGGGTAAAATAAAATTTTTCATAAAAGCAAGGATCATCAGGTATATGCATTTTGCGGTATTTACCTGCTATGGAGCCATCTTTTTCAAATACCACACTAGTATTATGATAAAGTCCTGCACTTCTTTTTTCAAATAAAGAAGTTACCAAAACAACTTTATTTTCTTTAGCTACATTAGACCAAAATTTAACATCTTCTTCATAATCATTTGCCAAATCAAAAAAGTTTGTATTTTCACTTTGACAAAAATACTGCGTTTGATGAAGCTCTTGCAAGCATACAAGCTCAGCCTTTTCCTTTGCTGCTTGTTTGATAAATTCACATGTTTTTTCTATAGTTTTTTCTTTATTTTGTTTAAATTCTTGCTGTATGAGTGCTAATTTCATTTTTACTCCTTTCTTCTTCTGAATCATCATAAGGGTCTAAGTGTATATGGATATTCCAAAAATCATCTTTAAAATACTCCCTTATACTATCTTCAATCTCGTCACCGATTTTATGAGCTTTTAAAAGTGATATTGTAGGTTCAAAAACTAAATGCACACTAACATAAAGTATATCAGGGCTTTTTCTAGTTTTTAAATGATGAAAGCTTTTGACTTCTTTATTTGCGCTTATAATTTGTTTAATCACTTCAACTTGCTCTTTATCAATTGCCACATCTAATAAAATTTTAGAACTTTCTTTTATGATTTTAAAAGCTGAAAAAATCGTATATAAACTTATAGCTATACCAAATAAACCATCAATAAAATGATAATTTGTAAAAGCTATAATCACAAGTGCTAAAAGCGTTAGAGCATTAGTTAAA
This genomic stretch from Campylobacter lari subsp. concheus harbors:
- a CDS encoding cation diffusion facilitator family transporter, translating into MNLQKSATIIASVCAIFLAIVKFIVGLASGSVAVLSSAIDSLLDCVISGLNFLALKKSSQGSSKEYNFGLSKIEALMGLFEGLVISGIGVYIFYESVLKIHNQESVEKLDLGIFVMAFAMVVTLCLVVFLNYVAKKTKSLIIKADSLHYKIDFLTNALTLLALVIIAFTNYHFIDGLFGIAISLYTIFSAFKIIKESSKILLDVAIDKEQVEVIKQIISANKEVKSFHHLKTRKSPDILYVSVHLVFEPTISLLKAHKIGDEIEDSIREYFKDDFWNIHIHLDPYDDSEEERSKNEISTHTARI
- a CDS encoding N-carbamoylputrescine amidohydrolase; the protein is MKLALIQQEFKQNKEKTIEKTCEFIKQAAKEKAELVCLQELHQTQYFCQSENTNFFDLANDYEEDVKFWSNVAKENKVVLVTSLFEKRSAGLYHNTSVVFEKDGSIAGKYRKMHIPDDPCFYEKFYFTPGDLGFEPIQTSVGKLGVLICWDQWYPEAARLMALKGAQILIYPTAIGWFDKDEKEEKQRQLEAWIGVQRGHAIANGLPVVAINRVGFEKDESGVEDGIRFWGNSFVFGAQGEELFRADDKQELCKIIEIDMQRCENVRRWWPFLRDRRIEYFHELNKRFID